The DNA region TCGCTCCCCGCACCCGTCGCACGCTCCACCACTTTGTCCGCCCGGCCCATCGCGATATACACCATGTCCTGCGTGTACCCGACATCGACCAACCCCTGCTGGATGCGCGACTGCGTCTCTGACGGCAGCGCGTTAAACACGGCGGACTTTTCTTCGATGCGACTCTGGACCGTGCTACAACCCGCCAGCACCAGGGCCGCGAGACAGACAAAAAGGGTAAGGGGAGTTTTCATGATAAAAGGTAGACGTCTCAACCAGCCCGGTGGTTCCCAGTCCAGATATCGTAACGTCACCCCCAGCTACGACCCACCCCAGCCCCCGGATGCAGCGCCAACCTCCCAACGCCCTCCAATTCCCCAAAAGCCCGATGTAACGTATTACGTTACATTCCCGCCTCCTCTGTGTTCCCGGTTTGTGCTTGGCGTCGCCAATGCATGCGCTCCCCATCCGCATTCTCCATGGCCCGAAGCGTCGTTCTCAAAGGCACCGTCCGCTGCCCCCGCTGCCAGCAAGCCCCCCGCTGGTGCATCTGCGCCGGCCTGCGCACCCTCGAAACGCCCCTCGCCATCGACATCCTCATGCACGCCGACGAGGTCGTGAAACCCACCTCCACCGGCCACCTCATCCAACGTACCATCCCCGCTTCCCGCCGCTTCGTCTGGCGCTACGACCGCCCCGTCGATCCCGCCACCGTCCGCCTACCCGGCCGCGAACTCTGGATTCTCCACCCCGCCGGCGATCCGCCCCCCGCCAACGCCGCCCCCGCCCGCATCCAGCTCCTCCTCCTCGACGGCTCCTGGGCCCAAGCCGGCGACATGTCCCGCGCCATCAACGGCTGGGGCCGCCGCGTCAGCCTCCCCATGTCCGGGAAAAGCCGATACCTGCTCCGCTCCCAGCAAAACATCCCCGGCCGCTTCAGCACCGTCGAAGCCCTCATGTTTCTCCTCCACTCCCTCGGCCTCCGGGAAACGCACGCCACGCTCCAACTCCAGTTCGAGCTCCACGTTTACGCCGGTCTCCGCGGTCGCGGCCGCCTCGCCGAAGCCGACGCCTACCTCGCCGACTCCCCCATCCGCGCCGCCTTCCCCGACCTCCTGGCCTCACTCGACCGCTCCCGCCCGCGACTTCGTCCTCCCGAAAATCCCCCCGACGAAAGTGGCACGTAATACGTGACACTTCCCTGAAATCCCACCCCCTGGCTCCCGCGCAACTCACACCTGGCGCACCTGCCGTCACCGCAGATTTCAGACAAAACTCCGCCAATCCATCGCCTTGAAATCCGGGTCCGCCTTCGCCTGCGCCCGCCACCCCGGCTCTCTCTTAAAAACTTTCGCCAGCCTCCGTTTCGCCCCCGCCTGATCGCCCAGCAGGCAATCGTAGCACGCCAGATTATACTCCACGAGCACCGTGGCCTTCTCGATCACCTCCGCGCCACGCAGCAAAATCTCCCGCGCCTCCTCGATCTTGCCGACCTCGCGCAACGCATACGCCCACGCGATCCATGGCCGCTCCACCGCCGGCGCCGCCTTCGCCACCAACGGCGCCAGCCGGATCACCTGCCGCCAGTCATCCTCCACCATCGCGAGCTCCACCAACACCGCCATCGCCTCCGGCTCGGCCCGTTCCTCCACCGAAAGCCGCGCCAGCTCCGCACGCGCCTCCCTCAACAAACTCAGCTCGATATAGCCGAGCGCGTAAGCGAGCCGTTTGCGCGGAGTGATCATCCCCAAAAACAAAACGCCCTCCCCGCCCCTCCGCAACGCCACGCTCCACCCTCCCCGCCCTTCATCGCACACTCCATCCGCGCTCCCACTCCACCCATCCTCCCAGGCCCGCCGGCCCGCCTGGAAAAAGTGTCACGTATTACGTGACACTTTCCCCTCCTTCCGCCGCCCCTTCTGCGACGTGATAAGGACCACGCCCGCGATGATCACTGCCGCCGACCACACCGTCCGCGCATCCACGTGCTCATCCAGAATCAGCCACCCGAGAAACACTGCCACCACCGGGTTCACATACGCATACGTCGAAGCCCGCGCCGGTGTCGTGTGCTTCATGAGCCACACGAACGTCGAAAATCCCACCAGCGATCCCACCAACACCAGATAACTAAACGCTCCCCACGACCGCGCGCTCACCCCCGTCAGGTGAAATCCCGCCCACTCTCCCGCCAGCAACGACACCACCCCAAGCCCCAGTCCTCCACCGATCATCTGCACCGCCGACGCCATAAACGGCGCCACCGGATTCCTCAGATGCTTCGCATAAATCGACCCGAACGGCCACAGCACGCACGCCCCCACCAGCGCCAGCAACCCGCCCACATGCACCGCATGTCCGCCCACCCCATTCTCCCAAGGCGCCGCCAGCCACGCAGCCCCGCCGAATCCCAGCGCCAGCCCCACGAACGTCAGCAGTGACGGCCGCTCCCCGCCCGGCCAACCCCACTCGATGAGCACGAAAAAAATCGGGCTGATCGCGATAATCAACGCCGCCACCCCCGACGGCACATAGTGCAACGACCACGCCACCAACCCGTTCCCGCCCACCAGCATCACCGCCCCCACCGAAAGATTTTCAACCCACTGCCGCCTCGTGGGCATCGCCGCACTCGTCGCCGCCAGCCACGCCAACAACAGAGCGCCCGCGATCCCGAAACGCCCCGCCCCCATCAAGAACGGCGGCATCGTCTCGATCGCCACATGCATCCCCAGATACGTGCTTCCCCAGACAAGATAGATCGCGGCAAACGCCGTCAC from Nibricoccus aquaticus includes:
- a CDS encoding tRNA-uridine aminocarboxypropyltransferase gives rise to the protein MARSVVLKGTVRCPRCQQAPRWCICAGLRTLETPLAIDILMHADEVVKPTSTGHLIQRTIPASRRFVWRYDRPVDPATVRLPGRELWILHPAGDPPPANAAPARIQLLLLDGSWAQAGDMSRAINGWGRRVSLPMSGKSRYLLRSQQNIPGRFSTVEALMFLLHSLGLRETHATLQLQFELHVYAGLRGRGRLAEADAYLADSPIRAAFPDLLASLDRSRPRLRPPENPPDESGT
- a CDS encoding TPR end-of-group domain-containing protein, which translates into the protein MITPRKRLAYALGYIELSLLREARAELARLSVEERAEPEAMAVLVELAMVEDDWRQVIRLAPLVAKAAPAVERPWIAWAYALREVGKIEEAREILLRGAEVIEKATVLVEYNLACYDCLLGDQAGAKRRLAKVFKREPGWRAQAKADPDFKAMDWRSFV
- a CDS encoding EamA family transporter; this translates as MSATLEQKPSMTAMVTAFAAIYLVWGSTYLGMHVAIETMPPFLMGAGRFGIAGALLLAWLAATSAAMPTRRQWVENLSVGAVMLVGGNGLVAWSLHYVPSGVAALIIAISPIFFVLIEWGWPGGERPSLLTFVGLALGFGGAAWLAAPWENGVGGHAVHVGGLLALVGACVLWPFGSIYAKHLRNPVAPFMASAVQMIGGGLGLGVVSLLAGEWAGFHLTGVSARSWGAFSYLVLVGSLVGFSTFVWLMKHTTPARASTYAYVNPVVAVFLGWLILDEHVDARTVWSAAVIIAGVVLITSQKGRRKEGKVSRNT